In one Pseudoliparis swirei isolate HS2019 ecotype Mariana Trench chromosome 23, NWPU_hadal_v1, whole genome shotgun sequence genomic region, the following are encoded:
- the LOC130188409 gene encoding LOW QUALITY PROTEIN: myosin phosphatase Rho-interacting protein-like (The sequence of the model RefSeq protein was modified relative to this genomic sequence to represent the inferred CDS: deleted 1 base in 1 codon), whose product MSGEKATSPCNKFQANIFNKSKCQNCFKSRELHLLTDNGMEQAKPLYGGWLCLAPEGTDFDNPMQKSRKWQRRFFILYEDGSLSFALDELPSTLPQGTVNLNLCTDVVDAEPRTGQRNALCVVTPEQEIFIRGDNKEIINGWTEQLAVYPRANQQNQKKKRKAELVANQEPSPAKMAATDPSFPSSVNAPESGWQEDPQQSSGPGETPMWTVLDPDPRGLEKKTPAGNTSSYLSSAPLDLVTSGNQSDDQSQDKSSPTERILGVEATEKEQEGGTAVSRTGRSETRSNKREKPSAAAHRTPGPPRPPGSPDPPDPPGPEEAKSLDRRTTDTVMTPDLLNFKKGWMVKLDENEQWKKYWFVLSMDSLRCYKDSVAEEASDLNGEIDLTRCYSVSEYLVQRNYGFQIHTPKGVFTLSAMTSGIRRNWIQALMKNVRPAKAPDVASLPGLPPEALPKPDVTRDSAGDLLPRRRSVMERRREGRYRTFDWAEFRPQSQRGAAPPDPQRTRAPCSLLEVGELERRKRREDRRRRYESMLGSPLGWEAAHGVGAPSPKTQQEVDEEIEECWRQVEKTAFRMERNVALVANGNEAEEAEKLLDGYRTGVEELKAQLAESERHRLEMEAQLRTAGFYPLQPDEPPEADENSGALTPEDVAGGDGTRELLERQNRINAAQEPPPGLESTPQTPSIWLQDAEGDFRALETENAPLLSSSSSPPAPEKQLLFPQSDAPTGGLNQIQPDGGGRQRLLSSGTRINGGDFGSLIPGTPSEDDDSLAELLLRPDGATAARLSREVELLAGRNEALNQRNQEMLNQLTEADREIERLKAELGGRYAEPRHLPEVEQLARTRVEDLEGELSSRDRQLTEAQSTIASLEESLREAEAENKGYLLRCFEATEAKLTELEGKLGQSERARREAEADLGRLREELEEERRRDGERDDGSGEEKIRQVIDGMVLRLRALEKILEAMDTFDFGKEEEEEETPTVESQLRWEEEFWGFLKLKVDRSELGEEKPEDELLVEVTERMTAEVQLLLLGHRLFSESSADGGLEEPDLIRRIASEAETDEDGGMLDSERRPYEMEYFISATRVKLSLLKHLASSVGGLHPAWADRLPDRRPRSGFVHSAATEALLCRRLSRLQGKYQRRLEETKQEAPLASSSVVCSSCVALTEENRELRARLTTLEAEQRAAAGDKTSRCSQTGEDQPEVTGVKLEVADEIEEEEEEEVESLETPPGGESGLQETADGNTEESDASREEAEPSGEEAEQVSALRRRVEELEEMKGELDGNMSSVQRQHEAEMEKLKATCERGFASMEESHLKVVEELQRRHQQEVERLLVERDALLEEESAATATALQAISNAHRLELEQEVQRRSRPQSGSGDEHLENVHRQHREESASFRRELEVLSQQFCLKCLENGHLVQALDAERKALCQCQQENQDLRSRNQELSGHLAAEITRLCSLGREEQPALRQGMDAYEMEITLRVKESELQCLKQEITSLRDDLQTAHRDKRTATKKCKSMYTELSITRAKLERDTDELRGNLRLAHRALDQTSP is encoded by the exons ATGTCGGGGGAGAAGGCCACGAGTCCCTGTAACAAATTCCAAGccaacatttttaataaaagtAAATGTCAAAACTGCTTCAAGTCGCGCGAGCTGCATCTGTTGACCGACAACGGCATGGAGCAG GCCAAACCCCTGTATGGAGGCTGGCTGTGTTTGGCCCCCGAGGGCACAGATTTTGACAACCCCATGCAGAAGTCAAGG AAATGGCAGCGGCGTTTCTTCATCCTGTACGAAGACGGCAGCCTGAGCTTCGCCCTGGACGAACTG CCGAGCACGCTGCCCCAGGGGACCGTGAACCTGAATCTGTGTACGGACGTCGTGGACGCCGAGCCCAGGACGGGCCAGAGGAACGCGCTCTGCGTCGTCACGCCGGAGCAGGAGATATTCATCCGCGGGGACAACAAAGAGATCATTAACGG GTGGACCGAGCAGCTCGCCGTCTACCCACGGGCCAACCAGcagaaccagaagaagaaacGCAAAGCGGAGCTCGTCGCCAACCAG GAACCAAGTCCAGCCAAAATGGCGGCAACTGATCCGAGTTTTCCGTCCTCGGTGAACGCTCCGGAGTCCGGCTGGCAGGAAGACCCTCAGCAGAGCAGCGGACCGGGTGAAACCCCCATGTGGACTGTCCTGGACCCGGACCCTCGGGGCCTGGAGAAGAAGACCCCTGCAG GCAACACATCCAGCTACCTGAGCTCCGCCCCCTTGGACCTGGTGACCAGTGGAAACCAGTCAGACGACCAGAGCCAGGACAAAAG CAGCCCAACAGAGAGGATTCTGGGAGTTGAGGCCACCGAGAAAGAGCAGGAAGGAGGAACAGCTGTTTCCAGGACGGGCCGGAGCGAAACCCGCAGCAACAAGAGAGAG AAGCCGAGTGCAGCGGCTCACCggacccccgggcccccccggccccccgggTCCCCcgacccccctgacccccccggCCCAGAGGAG GCCAAGTCTCTGGACCGCAGGACGACTGACACCGTGATGACG CCAGATTTATTAAACTTCAAAAAAGGCTGGATGGTCAAACTGGATGAAAATGAGCAG TGGAAGAAGTACTGGTTCGTGTTGTCCATGGACAGTCTGAGGTGCTACAAGGACTCAGTAGCCGAGGAG GCGTCAGATCTCAATGGAGAAATCGACCTGACGAGGTGTTACAGCGTGTCTGAGTACCTGGTGCAGAGGAACTACGGCTTCCAGATCCAC ACCCCGAAGGGAGTGTTCACGCTGTCGGCCATGACGTCAGGCATACGACGGAACTGGATCCAGGCGCTCATGAAGAACGTGCGTCCAGCCAAGGCCCCGGACGTGGCCAG TCTCCCCGGCCTCCCCCCCGAAGCTCTCCCCAAACCAGACGTGACCCGGGACTCGGCCGGCGACCTTCTCCCCAGACGCCGGAGCGTGATGGAGCGTCGGCGGGAGGGCCGCTACAGAACCTTCGACTGGGCCGAGTTCCGGCCGCAGAGCCAACGCGGCGCCGCCCCCCCGGACCCCCAGAGGACCCGAGCCCCCTGCTCGCTGCTGGAGGTCGGCgagctggagaggaggaagaggagggaggaccgGAGGAGGAGGTACGAGAGCATGCTGGGCTCCCCTCTGGGCTGGGAGGCGGCGCACGGCGTCGGAGCGCCGAGTCCCAAAACCCAACAGGAGGTGGACGAAGAGATCGAGGAGTGCTGGAGGCAGGTGGAGAAGACGGCGTTCAGGATGGAGAGGAACGTGGCGCTGGTCGCCAACGGCAacgaggcggaggaggcggagaagcTGCTGGACGGCTACAGGACCGGG gtggaggagctgaaggCCCAGCTGGCCGAGTCGGAGCGCCACCGCCTGGAGATGGAGGCTCAGCTGAGGACGGCGGGATTCTACCCGCTGCAG CCGGACGAGCCGCCCGAAGCCGACGAGAACAGCGGCGCTCTGACCCCGGAGGACGTGGCGGGGGGCGACGGAACCCGAGAGCTTTTAGAGCGGCAGAACCGCATCAACGCCGCGCAGGAGCCGCCGCCCGGCCTCGAGTCGACGCCGCAGACGCCGAGCATCTGGCTGCAGGACGCCGAGGGCGACTTCCGGGCGCTGGAGACGGAAAACGCGCCTTTATTATCTTCATCGTCGTCACCGCCGGCGCCAGAGAAGCAGCTCCTGTTTCCTCAGAGCGACGCACCGACCGGAGGTTTGAACCAGATCCAGCCGGACGGAGGCGGCCGCCAGCGGCTTCTCAGCTCGGGAACACGAATAAATGGCGGCGACTTCGGCTCTTTGATCCCGGGGACGCCTTCGGAGGACGACGACTCGCTCGCCGAGCTTCTTCTCCGCCCCGACGGGGCGACGGCGGCGCGGCTCTCCCGCGAGGTGGAGCTGCTCGCGGGCCGGAACGAGGCTCTCAACCAACGCAACCAGGAGATGCTCAACCAGCTGACGGAGGCGGACCGCGAGATCGAGAGGCTGAAGGCGGAGCTCGGCGGCCGGTACGCCGAACCCCGTCACCTCCCGGAGGTGGAGCAGCTGGCGCGGACGAgggtggaggacctggagggcgAGCTGAGCTCCAGAGACCGGCAGCTGACGGAGGCCCAGAGCACGATCGCCTCcctggaggagagcctgagggaggcggaggcggaGAACAAGGGGTACCTGCTGCGCTGCTTCGAGGCCACCGAGGCCAAGCTGACGGAGCTGGAGGGGAAGCTCGGCCAATCGGAGCGAGCCCGCCGGGAGGCGGAGGCCGACCTcgggaggctgagggaggagctggaggaggagaggcgtcgagatggagagagagacgatggTTCTGGGGAGGAAAAGATCCGGCAGGTGATAGACGGGATGGTCCTGAGGCTGCGAGCGCTGGAGAAGATACTGGAGGCGATGGACACGTTTGATtttggaaaggaggaggaggaggaggagacgcccaCCGTGGAGAGCCAGctgaggtgggaggaagagttTTGGGGCTTCCTGAAGCTGAAGGTCGATCGGTCCGAGCTCGGCGAGGAGAAGCCGGAGGACGAGCTCCTCGTCGAGGTGACGGAGCGCATGACGGCGGAGGTGCAGCTGCTGCTTCTCGGGCACCGCCTCTTCTCCGAGAGCTCCGCCGACGGAGGTCTGGAGGAACCGGACCTCATCCGGAGGATCGCGAGCGAGGCGGAAACCGACGAGGACGGCGGGATGCTGGACTCGGAGCGCCGGCCGTATGAGATGGAGTATTTTATAAGCGCCACGCGGGTGAAGCTCTCTCTGCTGAAGCACCTCGCCTCCTCCGTCGGCGGCCTCCACCCGGCGTGGGCCGACCGGCTCCCCGACCGGCGGCCCCGGTCCGGCTTCGTTCACTCGGCGGCGACGGAGGCGCTGCTCTGCCGCCGGCTGAGCCGGCTGCAGGGGAAATACCAGAGGAGGCTGGAGGAAACCAAACAGGAAGCGCCGCtcgcttcttcttctgtggtctgCAGCAGCTGCGTCGCCTTGACGGAGGAGAACCGGGAGCTGAGAGCAAGACTGACCACCCTGGAGGCGGAGCagcgggcggcggcgggcgaTAAGACGAGCAGGTGTAGCCAGACAGGGGAAGATCAGCCAGAGGTCACGGGCGTGAAGTTAGAGGTCGCAGATGAAatcgaggaggaagaagaggaggaggtcgagAGCCTGGAAACCCCACCTGGAGGCGAGTCGGGGCTCCAGGAGACGGCGGATGGAAACACGGAGGAAAGCGATGCGTcccgagaggaggcggagccttcgggagaggaggcggagcaagtTTCAGCCCTGAGAAGAAgagtggaggagctggaggagatgaaaggagagCTGGATGGGAACATGAGTTCAGTTCAGAGGCAACACGAGGCGGAGATGGAGAAGCTGAAG GCTACGTGTGAGCGCGGCTTCGCCTCCATGGAGGAGTCTCACCTGAAGGTGGTGGAGGAACTGCAGCGTCGACACCAACAGGAGGTGGAGCGCCTCCTGGTGGAAAGAGACgcactgctggaggaggagagcgccGCGACCGCAACCG CGCTCCAGGCCATCAGTAACGCTCACCGGCTGgagctggagcaggaggtgcAGAGGAGGAGTCGGCCTCAGAGCGGCTCAGGAGACGAGCACCTGGAGAACGTCCACAGGCAGCACAG GGAGGAGTCGGCGTCGTTCCGGCGGGAGCTCGAGGTTCTGTCGCAGCAGTTCTGTCTGAAGTGCCTGGAGAACGGACACCTGGTCCAGGCCCTGGACGCCGAGAGGAAGGCCTTATGTCAGTGCCAGCAGGAGAACCAGGACCTGAGGAGCAGGAACCAG